In Patulibacter sp. SYSU D01012, a single window of DNA contains:
- a CDS encoding vitamin B12-dependent ribonucleotide reductase, with the protein MDSANSPIISDTGAEQALRVSRRFTTPGVHPFDQIEWEIRDAVIGNPEKPAFRQNGVEFPKSWSQNATNIVSQKYFRGQIDTPARESSVRQMVGRVAGTIADWGRSLSYFATPEDGDTFEAELTYILLNQIAAFNSPVWFNVGFEDSPQCSACFILSVDDSMDSILEWNTKEGRIFRGGSGSGINLSNIRGSMEPLSKGGTASGPVSFMRGADSWAGTIKSGGKTRRAAKMVVLDVDHPDILEFIQCKAKEEDKAEALAKAGFDMSIDGDGFTSIQYQNANNSVRVTDEFMEAVVEGREWQTTPRNTEAGEVATPKYDARELMNEIAKAAWRCADPGIQYDTTINRWHTSPNSGRINASNPCSEYMHVDDSACNLASLNLMKFRRADGTFDVDTFEHVVDVMLLAQEIIVGPSSYPTEEIGKNARRFRQLGLGYANLGALLMSKGMPYDSDHGRATAAAITALMTGRAYRRSAEIAGAMGPFEAYEENREPHNAVMRMHRDAAYEIDDPQFDDPQLLAAAQRVWDEAVELGEEHGYRNAQATVLAPTGTISFLMDCDTTGIEPDFSLVKYKELVGGGNMVIVNRTVPLALKELGYTPEQVDQIIAFTNEHGSIVGAPGLKDEHLSVFDVAVGERAISHMGHIKMMGATQPFLSGAISKTVNMPKTATVEDIAEAYTEAWRLGVKALAIYRDGSKTAQALRTDAQDADGVVGGAELDQIVEEAVQKAVAETETRLRAELGPSRRRMPRERQSITHKFSIGGQEGYITAGMYEDGTVGEIFLTDIGKEGSAVRGMMNSFATSVSIALQYGVPLETLVRKFAYMRFEPEGITSNPEIPFAKSMPDYFMRWLASRFLDADIQEELGIRTDQVRNRQQAEVATSTNGDTAGPVAIGPATTAAAGTVTPPAGKQAPMNAATDTPPVVPARVQAHGADIELGPVCGECGGMMQRTGACYTCSSCGNNTGCG; encoded by the coding sequence ATGGATTCGGCGAACTCGCCCATCATCAGCGACACCGGCGCGGAGCAGGCGCTGCGCGTCAGTCGCCGCTTCACGACCCCGGGGGTCCACCCGTTCGACCAGATCGAGTGGGAGATCCGCGACGCCGTCATCGGCAACCCCGAGAAGCCCGCCTTCCGCCAGAACGGCGTCGAGTTCCCGAAGTCGTGGTCGCAGAACGCCACGAACATCGTCTCGCAGAAGTACTTCCGCGGCCAGATCGACACGCCCGCGCGTGAGTCCTCCGTGCGGCAGATGGTCGGCCGCGTCGCCGGCACGATCGCCGACTGGGGCCGCTCCCTCTCCTACTTCGCCACCCCCGAGGACGGCGACACGTTCGAGGCCGAGCTGACGTACATCCTGCTCAACCAGATCGCGGCGTTCAACTCGCCCGTCTGGTTCAACGTCGGCTTCGAGGACTCCCCGCAGTGCTCGGCCTGCTTCATCCTCTCCGTGGACGACTCGATGGACTCGATCCTCGAGTGGAACACGAAGGAGGGCCGCATCTTCCGCGGGGGCTCCGGGTCCGGCATCAACCTGTCGAACATCCGCGGCTCGATGGAGCCGCTGTCCAAGGGCGGCACGGCCTCGGGCCCCGTCTCCTTCATGCGCGGCGCCGACTCCTGGGCCGGCACGATCAAGTCCGGCGGCAAGACCCGCCGCGCCGCGAAGATGGTCGTCCTCGACGTCGACCACCCGGACATCCTGGAGTTCATCCAGTGCAAGGCCAAGGAGGAGGACAAGGCCGAGGCCCTGGCCAAGGCCGGGTTCGACATGTCGATCGACGGTGACGGCTTCACCTCGATCCAGTACCAGAACGCGAACAACTCGGTCCGCGTGACCGACGAGTTCATGGAGGCCGTCGTCGAGGGCCGCGAGTGGCAGACGACGCCGCGCAACACCGAGGCCGGCGAGGTCGCCACGCCGAAGTACGACGCCCGCGAGCTCATGAACGAGATCGCGAAGGCCGCCTGGCGCTGCGCCGACCCGGGCATCCAGTACGACACGACGATCAACCGCTGGCACACGTCGCCGAACAGCGGCCGCATCAACGCGTCGAACCCGTGCTCGGAGTACATGCACGTCGACGACTCCGCGTGCAACCTCGCGTCGCTGAACCTCATGAAGTTCCGCCGCGCCGACGGCACGTTCGACGTCGACACGTTCGAGCACGTCGTCGACGTGATGCTCCTGGCGCAGGAGATCATCGTCGGGCCGTCGAGCTACCCGACGGAGGAGATCGGCAAGAACGCCCGCCGCTTCCGCCAGCTCGGCCTGGGCTACGCCAACCTCGGCGCGCTGCTCATGTCGAAGGGCATGCCGTACGACTCCGACCACGGCCGCGCCACCGCCGCCGCGATCACCGCGCTGATGACCGGCCGCGCGTACCGCCGCTCGGCCGAGATCGCCGGCGCGATGGGCCCGTTCGAGGCGTACGAGGAGAACCGCGAGCCGCACAACGCGGTCATGCGGATGCACCGCGACGCCGCGTACGAGATCGACGACCCGCAGTTCGACGACCCGCAGCTGCTCGCGGCCGCCCAGCGCGTCTGGGACGAGGCCGTCGAGCTCGGCGAGGAGCACGGCTACCGCAACGCCCAGGCGACCGTCCTGGCGCCGACCGGCACGATCTCCTTCCTCATGGACTGCGACACGACCGGCATCGAGCCGGACTTCTCGCTCGTCAAGTACAAGGAGCTCGTCGGCGGCGGCAACATGGTGATCGTCAACCGGACGGTGCCGCTGGCGCTGAAGGAGCTCGGCTACACGCCCGAGCAGGTCGACCAGATCATCGCCTTCACGAACGAGCACGGCTCGATCGTCGGCGCCCCCGGCCTGAAGGACGAGCACCTGTCGGTGTTCGACGTGGCGGTCGGCGAGCGCGCGATCTCGCACATGGGCCACATCAAGATGATGGGCGCCACGCAGCCGTTCCTCTCGGGCGCGATCTCGAAGACGGTCAACATGCCCAAGACGGCGACCGTCGAGGACATCGCCGAGGCGTACACCGAGGCCTGGCGCCTGGGCGTCAAGGCCCTCGCGATCTACCGCGACGGCTCGAAGACGGCGCAGGCCCTGCGCACGGACGCGCAGGACGCCGACGGGGTCGTCGGCGGCGCCGAGCTGGACCAGATCGTCGAGGAGGCGGTGCAGAAGGCCGTCGCCGAGACGGAGACGCGCCTGCGCGCCGAGCTCGGCCCGTCGCGTCGCCGCATGCCGCGCGAGCGCCAGTCGATCACGCACAAGTTCTCGATCGGCGGCCAGGAGGGCTACATCACCGCCGGCATGTACGAGGACGGCACGGTCGGTGAGATCTTCCTGACCGACATCGGCAAGGAGGGCTCGGCCGTCCGCGGCATGATGAACTCCTTCGCGACCTCGGTCTCGATCGCGCTGCAGTACGGCGTGCCGCTCGAGACGCTCGTGCGCAAGTTCGCGTACATGCGCTTCGAGCCGGAGGGGATCACCTCGAACCCCGAGATCCCGTTCGCGAAGTCCATGCCGGACTACTTCATGCGCTGGCTCGCCAGCCGCTTCCTGGACGCCGACATCCAGGAGGAGCTCGGCATCCGCACCGACCAGGTGCGCAACCGCCAGCAGGCGGAGGTCGCCACGAGCACGAACGGCGACACCGCCGGTCCGGTCGCCATCGGCCCGGCCACGACGGCGGCGGCCGGCACGGTCACGCCCCCGGCCGGCAAGCAGGCGCCGATGAACGCGGCCACGGACACGCCCCCGGTCGTCCCGGCGCGCGTCCAGGCCCACGGCGCCGACATCGAGCTCGGCCCGGTCTGCGGCGAGTGCGGCGGCATGATGCAGCGCACCGGCGCGTG
- the tmk gene encoding dTMP kinase yields the protein MQRPGRLITIEGLDGSGKTTLAAALEGALGARGLPILRLREPGGVALSERIRALVADPALTVDPRAEALLFAAARAQLRAEVLEPALAAGRWVLLDRYVDSSLAYQGGGRELGLDAVAAINALATAGCTPDRTLLLRVDRATGRRRLEDRGDAADRMEREQDAFFARVEAAYDALAVGEPARFRVLDAHQPPDRVLADALGALGDLLPDAAAEA from the coding sequence GTGCAGCGGCCCGGACGGCTCATCACCATCGAGGGCCTCGACGGCTCGGGCAAGACGACGCTGGCCGCGGCGCTCGAGGGCGCGCTGGGCGCGCGCGGGCTGCCGATCCTGCGGCTGCGCGAGCCGGGGGGCGTCGCCCTGAGCGAGCGCATCCGCGCGCTCGTCGCCGACCCCGCGCTGACCGTCGACCCCCGCGCCGAGGCGCTCCTCTTCGCCGCCGCCCGCGCCCAGCTGCGGGCCGAGGTGCTCGAGCCGGCCCTCGCCGCGGGCCGCTGGGTGCTGCTGGACCGCTACGTCGACTCGTCCCTGGCTTACCAGGGCGGCGGTCGCGAGCTGGGCCTGGACGCCGTCGCCGCCATCAACGCCCTGGCGACCGCCGGCTGCACGCCCGACCGCACGCTGCTCCTGCGCGTCGACCGCGCGACCGGGCGCCGCCGCCTGGAGGACCGCGGCGACGCGGCCGACCGCATGGAGCGCGAGCAGGACGCCTTCTTCGCGCGCGTGGAGGCCGCCTACGACGCCCTGGCCGTCGGCGAGCCGGCGCGCTTCCGCGTGCTCGACGCCCACCAGCCGCCGGACCGCGTCCTGGCCGACGCCCTGGGCGCGCTCGGCGACCTGCTGCCCGACGCGGCCGCCGAGGCGTAG
- a CDS encoding Hpt domain-containing protein, translated as MADRPDDEHQDVLRGMWERARERVQDRVAEIEQAVSALEAGPLPEDQRERARVEAHRLAGLLGTLGVTAGSPVARRLELALRDRPACADAAGLQEDVRRLREIVAAGPGDPTT; from the coding sequence GTGGCCGACCGCCCGGACGACGAGCACCAGGACGTCCTCCGCGGGATGTGGGAGCGCGCGCGAGAGCGGGTGCAGGACCGCGTGGCCGAGATCGAGCAGGCCGTCTCGGCGCTCGAGGCCGGGCCGTTGCCCGAGGACCAGCGCGAGCGCGCGCGGGTCGAGGCCCACCGCCTGGCCGGTCTGCTCGGCACGCTGGGCGTGACGGCGGGCTCGCCGGTCGCGCGCCGGCTCGAGCTGGCCCTGCGCGACCGCCCGGCGTGCGCGGATGCCGCCGGGCTGCAGGAGGACGTACGGCGGCTGCGCGAGATCGTGGCGGCCGGGCCAGGCGACCCGACGACGTAG